One region of Daphnia pulicaria isolate SC F1-1A chromosome 7, SC_F0-13Bv2, whole genome shotgun sequence genomic DNA includes:
- the LOC124348922 gene encoding adhesive plaque matrix protein-like: MKIFLICLALMATAVLAAEVASPVVRRRVPSTVSEVAPPVYRRRVQTIISEETPIVRRRVQSARYVPKQYQEPKVDYPKPAPAEAVYPRPATPYQEPEDYKPAPPAYVPSKPQEPEYKPAPPAYAPPKPQEPEYKESPYQPQPKPVYRPRQPVYQEEQSEPQYPRPAAKKQPAYKPAAPAPYKPAEAAPYKATAEPATYKPSPYEEEQKEVPREPYNFGYAIKDEYDDYGRHEESDGKVVTGSYHVVLPDGRKQIVKYRADPNTGFTADVTYEGEAVYPEYIEPTQSPYKSSPAYKPAPAYKAEPAYKPEPAYKPEPAYKPAYKPEPSYRPEPSYKAEPAYKPEPSYQPEPVYKPEPSYQPEPVYRAEPTYKAEPAYPKEQPEYRPRPSYEKEPEYTAEEPAYPRPVKPSPKQPAYPRPSPPSKPAYAEPVAPPKPVYREPVNYPEPSYQAEPVYVRPPYPKQQPPVYKPEPKPEPTTPEPTTPEPVPETTTVEYKTTTPAPTTTTPTPTTTTTTPKPSYPEPSYTEPSYPESSYPEPPSYPHARPGPPSYRPSPYPEPAYPRPPYPQPAYEGRPPYPYPAEERRSYPEPSFPVYRPVYHRQEQVEGAPRPQQYVPA; encoded by the exons ATGAAG ATTTTCTTGATTTGCCTCGCCTTGATGGCCACCGCCGTATTGGCCGCTGAAGTGGCTTCTCCCGTCGTTAGACGACGTGTCCCATCAACAGTCTCCGAAGTGGCACCTCCCGTCTATCGTCGCCGAGTCCAAACGATCATCTCCGAGGAGACACCCATCGTCCGCCGCCGTGTCCAATCGGCTCGTTATGTTCCTAAACAATACCAAGAGCCCAAGGTGGATTATCCTAAACCAGCTCCAGCTGAAGCTGTTTACCCCAGACCAGCTACTCCTTACCAGGAGCCAGAAGATTACAAGCCAGCTCCTCCCGCTTATGTTCCATCTAAACCCCAGGAACCCGAGTACAAACCAGCTCCTCCCGCTTATGCTCCACCTAAGCCACAGGAGCCAGAATACAAGGAGAGCCCTTATCAGCCTCAGCCCAAGCCCGTCTACCGACCTCGTCAGCCTGTCTACCAAGAAGAGCAATCAGAGCCCCAATATCCTCGTCCGGCTGCCAAGAAACAACCTGCATACAAGCCCGCTGCTCCTGCCCCATACAAGCCCGCTGAAGCTGCCCCATACAAGGCCACCGCTGAACCTGCCACATACAAACCATCACCTTACGAAGAGGAGCAAAAGGAG GTGCCCAGGGAGCCGTACAACTTTGGTTACGCCATCAAGGATGAGTACGATGATTACGGTCGTCATGAGGAGAGCGATGGCAAGGTGGTGACCGGATCTTACCACGTAGTCCTTCCTGATGGTCGCAAACAAATTGTTAAGTACAGGGCTGATCCTAACACCGGATTCACAGCGGATGTCACCTACGAGGGAGAAGCTGTTTACCCAGAATACATCGAGCCAACCCAATCACCTTACAAATCTTCGCCTGCCTACAAACCTGCACCCGCCTATAAAGCTGAGCCTGCTTACAAACCGGAGCCTGCTTACAAACCGGAGCCTGCCTATAAACCTGCCTATAAACCAGAGCCTTCCTACAGGCCAGAGCCTTCCTATAAAGCTGAACCTGCTTACAAGCCAGAGCCTTCCTATCAGCCAGAGCCTGTCTATAAGCCAGAGCCTTCCTACCAGCCAGAGCCTGTCTACAGAGCCGAGCCTACCTATAAAGCTGAGCCTGCCTACCCCAAAGAGCAGCCAGAATACAGACCTAGACCGAGCTATGAAAAGGAACCCGAATATACCGCAGAAGAGCCTGCTTATCCTAGACCCGTCAAGCCATCGCCCAAACAGCCCGCATATCCTAGACCGTCTCCCCCTAGCAAACCTGCTTATGCTGAGCCAGTAGCCCCACCCAAGCCAGTATACAGAGAACCAGTCAATTACCCTGAACCTTCTTACCAAGCCGAGCCCGTCTATGTAAGGCCTCCATACCCTAAACAGCAGCCCCCAGTTTACAAACCCGAACCCAAGCCAGAACCTACTACACCAGAGCCTACTACTCCGGAGCCCGTACCTGAAACCACAACGGTGGAATACAAAACCACTACTCCTGCCCCAACCACAACTACACCAAcccccacaacaacaactactactCCAAAGCCAAGCTATCCGGAGCCCAGCTACACCGAGCCCAGCTATCCGGAATCATCCTACCCCGAACCTCCTTCCTACCCTCATGCCAGGCCAGGCCCCCCTTCATACAGGCCATCTCCTTATCCCGAACCAGCTTATCCTCGTCCTCCTTACCCGCAGCCAGCCTACGAAGGAAGACCACCTTACCCTTATCCGGCCGAAGAGCGTCGTTCCTACCCTGAACCTTCCTTCCCAGTCTACAGGCCCGTCTACCACCGTCAGGAGCAAGTCGAAGGAGCTCCGAGACCTCAGCAGTACGTACCAGCGTAA